The Hyphococcus flavus genome contains a region encoding:
- a CDS encoding copper resistance system multicopper oxidase, translating into MLNRRRFLNGAAVLGSAAAAQLQLPAWARTGAANNMYGISALSGTEFHLRADRSKSIIDGKSGRAITINGQLPAPLLRWREGDDVTLHLSNGLDEDTSIHWHGILLPPEMDGVPGLSGFAGVKPGETFTYRFPLKQAGTYWYHSHSGLQEQSGHYGPIIIEPKDADPVQYDREYVIVLSDWTFENPNRLFAKLKKHSENYNFQKRTLVDFFRDAGNDGFGDALSERAMWGRMRMDPADIADVTGATYTYLINGHGPGDNWTGLFSPGERVRLRIINASAMTIFNFRLPELPMSVVQADGLNVKPVETDELQIGVAETYDVIVHPHQDKAFTIMAESIDRSGYARAILTPRMGMVAAVPPLRERPTLTMRDMAMSHGSHGGGHEPEASMHEQHARMDHSGHNMNTDDRATSSSASPHGDHNSISGHDKHDSANMTGGMSAAQEHNHPTGPGVVGLAETPSDRLNEPGLGLENQPHRVLTYADLSALDMNPDMHDPERELELHLTGNMERYMWSFDGKKFSEVEDAITFHEGERLRLTLVNDTMMSHPIHLHGMFFDVVKQAHHDHTKARKHTIIVKPGEKLSVDVTADAVGDWAFHCHLLYHMMAGMMQVVSVKPRAHHQDHQMDHSGHEMHQDSAS; encoded by the coding sequence ATGTTGAACCGCCGGCGATTTTTAAATGGCGCAGCCGTTCTGGGAAGCGCTGCTGCCGCACAACTTCAACTGCCTGCCTGGGCCAGGACAGGCGCGGCCAACAACATGTACGGCATAAGCGCGCTTTCCGGGACTGAGTTTCATCTGCGAGCCGATCGCTCCAAATCTATCATCGATGGAAAAAGCGGACGCGCCATCACTATTAATGGCCAGCTTCCTGCCCCGCTTTTGCGCTGGCGCGAGGGCGATGACGTTACGTTGCATCTTTCGAATGGGCTCGATGAGGACACATCCATTCACTGGCACGGCATCTTGCTGCCGCCAGAAATGGACGGCGTGCCTGGCCTATCCGGTTTCGCTGGCGTTAAGCCCGGCGAGACATTCACCTACAGATTTCCACTCAAACAAGCGGGCACGTATTGGTATCACTCGCACTCAGGTCTGCAGGAACAGTCAGGCCATTACGGGCCGATCATCATTGAACCGAAAGACGCCGATCCCGTTCAATATGATCGGGAATATGTGATTGTTCTTTCCGACTGGACGTTCGAAAATCCGAACCGGCTTTTCGCCAAGCTGAAAAAACATTCCGAAAATTATAATTTCCAGAAACGCACGCTTGTCGATTTTTTCCGGGACGCCGGAAACGACGGTTTCGGGGACGCGCTGTCCGAACGCGCCATGTGGGGCCGCATGCGCATGGACCCGGCTGATATCGCGGACGTTACTGGCGCAACATACACCTATTTGATCAACGGCCACGGGCCCGGCGACAACTGGACAGGCCTCTTCTCACCGGGCGAACGCGTGCGCCTGCGCATTATCAACGCATCAGCCATGACGATCTTCAATTTCCGCTTGCCGGAACTACCCATGAGCGTCGTCCAGGCAGACGGTCTGAACGTAAAGCCGGTCGAGACCGACGAGCTACAGATCGGCGTTGCTGAAACCTACGACGTCATCGTTCATCCGCATCAGGACAAAGCCTTTACGATCATGGCGGAGTCGATCGACCGTTCGGGCTACGCCCGCGCAATCCTAACGCCGCGCATGGGGATGGTTGCAGCCGTGCCACCGTTGCGCGAACGCCCGACGCTGACCATGCGCGACATGGCCATGTCGCATGGAAGTCATGGCGGCGGTCACGAGCCTGAAGCGTCTATGCATGAGCAACATGCAAGAATGGATCACAGCGGCCACAATATGAATACAGATGACCGCGCAACGAGTTCCAGCGCATCACCTCATGGCGATCACAATTCAATATCCGGGCATGATAAGCATGACTCTGCAAATATGACTGGCGGCATGTCCGCCGCGCAGGAACACAACCACCCGACCGGACCGGGCGTTGTCGGCCTTGCGGAAACGCCTTCGGACCGCCTCAATGAACCGGGTCTCGGCCTCGAAAATCAGCCGCACCGGGTTTTGACCTATGCGGATTTGAGCGCTCTCGACATGAACCCGGACATGCACGACCCGGAACGCGAACTCGAACTGCATCTGACCGGCAATATGGAGCGGTATATGTGGTCCTTCGACGGGAAAAAGTTTTCCGAAGTTGAAGACGCGATCACGTTTCATGAGGGCGAACGACTAAGGCTGACGCTGGTCAACGACACGATGATGTCTCACCCCATCCACCTTCACGGGATGTTTTTTGATGTCGTGAAACAAGCCCATCACGATCATACAAAAGCGCGCAAACATACGATCATCGTCAAGCCCGGCGAGAAATTATCTGTCGATGTCACTGCTGACGCCGTCGGCGACTGGGCGTTTCACTGTCACCTGCTCTATCACATGATGGCGGGCATGATGCAGGTCGTGTCA
- a CDS encoding metal-sensitive transcriptional regulator: MAHCDKTSTVRRLNRIEGQVRGVARMVEDERYCIDILHQVQAVKAALSKVEDAILSDHAAHCVAEAIASGDEADQRQKFSELVDLFGKVKR; this comes from the coding sequence ATGGCTCATTGCGACAAAACTTCAACGGTCAGGCGGCTAAACCGCATAGAAGGCCAGGTACGCGGCGTCGCGCGTATGGTCGAGGACGAACGCTATTGCATCGACATTCTGCATCAGGTGCAGGCCGTCAAAGCCGCGCTTTCAAAAGTGGAAGACGCCATCCTCTCCGACCATGCCGCCCATTGCGTAGCCGAAGCGATCGCCTCTGGCGACGAGGCTGATCAACGTCAAAAATTCAGCGAGCTTGTAGATCTCTTTGGCAAAGTGAAGCGCTAG
- a CDS encoding permease, translating to MSGDFVNLWHEAARTTVGLFWMAFWAFGLGYLISSMIQVFITRERMQKSMGEAGPKSVAIGTFFGFVSSSCSFAALATTRSLFTKGAGIVPALAFLLASTNLVVELGIVIAIFLGWQFVIGEYLGGILLILLMWLVVRFTRPQNLIEKAREHAREQEADDETEELPDWKQLIRSREGWRKVSNRYVVEWRMVWKDVTVGFTVAGAIAAFVPKAFFQMLFIGSGSENPAFWEILAQTIVGPIAAFFTFIGSMGNIPLAAVLFSNGVSFAGVMAFIFSDLVVLPVLRIQAQYYGWKMALYILGVFLVILVACAVILHFGFSFAGLLPDSASANSVTDREFFKVDYTLFLNAGFLTMSGAFLVWKWRTAGFMTSDKGTLSDRILRLFAWAAFLWLAGGLLVPIVLG from the coding sequence ATGAGCGGCGATTTTGTGAACCTATGGCATGAGGCCGCCAGAACAACGGTCGGCCTTTTCTGGATGGCTTTCTGGGCTTTCGGGCTTGGTTATCTCATTTCCAGCATGATCCAGGTCTTTATCACCCGCGAACGCATGCAGAAAAGCATGGGCGAAGCGGGGCCCAAAAGCGTCGCTATCGGAACTTTCTTTGGTTTTGTTTCAAGCTCATGCTCCTTCGCCGCGCTGGCCACGACCCGATCGCTTTTCACCAAGGGCGCCGGGATCGTGCCCGCCCTCGCCTTCCTTCTTGCCTCCACCAATCTTGTAGTCGAGCTTGGCATTGTCATCGCCATCTTCCTCGGCTGGCAATTCGTTATCGGCGAGTATCTTGGCGGGATTCTTCTGATCTTGCTTATGTGGCTTGTCGTGCGCTTCACCCGGCCTCAAAACCTGATCGAAAAAGCGAGAGAGCATGCGCGCGAACAGGAAGCCGATGATGAAACCGAAGAGCTTCCAGACTGGAAACAACTGATCCGCTCACGCGAGGGCTGGCGCAAGGTCTCCAACCGCTACGTCGTGGAATGGCGAATGGTCTGGAAAGACGTGACGGTCGGCTTCACAGTCGCGGGCGCTATCGCTGCGTTCGTGCCTAAAGCGTTTTTTCAAATGCTCTTTATCGGCTCAGGATCAGAAAATCCGGCGTTCTGGGAAATTTTGGCGCAAACAATTGTTGGGCCAATAGCGGCGTTTTTCACGTTTATCGGATCGATGGGCAACATTCCCCTCGCCGCAGTCCTGTTTTCAAACGGCGTCAGCTTCGCCGGCGTAATGGCGTTTATTTTCAGCGACCTTGTCGTTCTGCCGGTGCTGCGCATTCAGGCGCAATATTACGGGTGGAAGATGGCGCTTTATATTCTCGGCGTTTTTCTGGTCATTCTCGTCGCGTGCGCCGTCATCTTGCATTTCGGGTTTTCTTTCGCCGGCCTTCTGCCTGATTCCGCCAGCGCCAATTCAGTAACAGACAGGGAATTTTTCAAAGTCGATTATACGTTGTTTCTGAACGCTGGGTTTTTGACGATGAGCGGCGCTTTTCTAGTCTGGAAATGGCGCACCGCCGGTTTCATGACCAGCGATAAGGGGACGCTGAGCGACAGGATCTTGCGCTTGTTTGCTTGGGCCGCGTTTCTCTGGCTTGCAGGCGGCCTATTGGTTCCGATTGTCTTAGGGTGA
- the rplJ gene encoding 50S ribosomal protein L10 — protein MDRTQKAEMVEWIGGVFDANTVVVVANGGLSVSEFESLRGELREAGASMKIVKNRLAKIAISGKTAEKLSDLFQGPTAIAFSEDPVAAAKAVKKFAKDNEKLKILGGAMGEEIMDEKGVEALAAMPSRDELIASIVATITAPAANIASAIGAPASNIAGILETLENREAA, from the coding sequence ATGGACAGAACCCAAAAGGCGGAAATGGTTGAATGGATCGGCGGCGTGTTCGATGCGAACACGGTTGTCGTGGTGGCGAACGGGGGCCTTTCAGTCTCTGAATTCGAATCCTTGCGCGGCGAGCTGCGCGAGGCCGGCGCTTCCATGAAAATCGTCAAGAATCGTCTCGCCAAGATCGCGATCTCCGGAAAAACTGCAGAGAAACTCTCAGACCTTTTCCAGGGACCGACCGCCATCGCGTTCTCTGAAGACCCGGTCGCAGCGGCGAAAGCCGTCAAGAAGTTCGCCAAGGACAATGAAAAGCTCAAAATCCTCGGCGGCGCCATGGGCGAAGAAATCATGGACGAGAAGGGAGTGGAGGCGCTTGCCGCCATGCCGTCTCGTGATGAGCTCATCGCTTCTATTGTCGCGACCATCACAGCTCCGGCAGCGAATATCGCCAGCGCCATCGGCGCCCCGGCGTCGAACATCGCTGGAATTCTGGAGACCCTTGAGAACCGTGAAGCGGCGTAA
- the rplL gene encoding 50S ribosomal protein L7/L12: MADLKKLAEELVGLTLLEAAELKNILKDEYGIEPAAGAVAVAAAPGGGGEAAAEEKDEFDVILVDAGDKKINVIKEVRAITGLGLKEAKDLVEAGGKAVKEAAPKAEAEEIKKKLEDAGAKVELK, from the coding sequence ATGGCTGATCTTAAAAAACTTGCTGAAGAGCTTGTCGGCCTGACGCTTCTTGAAGCGGCTGAGCTGAAAAACATTCTTAAAGACGAATACGGCATCGAACCGGCTGCGGGCGCTGTTGCGGTTGCAGCGGCTCCGGGCGGCGGCGGCGAAGCGGCTGCTGAAGAGAAAGACGAATTCGACGTCATTCTCGTTGACGCAGGCGACAAGAAAATCAACGTGATCAAAGAAGTTCGCGCGATTACGGGCCTTGGCCTCAAAGAAGCCAAAGACCTCGTCGAAGCTGGCGGCAAAGCAGTCAAGGAAGCTGCGCCGAAAGCAGAAGCCGAAGAAATCAAGAAAAAGCTGGAAGACGCCGGCGCGAAAGTCGAACTCAAGTAG